Genomic window (Vigna radiata var. radiata cultivar VC1973A chromosome 1, Vradiata_ver6, whole genome shotgun sequence):
GTATTCTTGGACTCAAATCTTGATTAATGGATTACCCCCTAACTAAGGTTGTTGAGGAATGATTGGATTTAGGCTTGTGAGAGTTGAACCCGTATAAATCTTTGTGTGTTTTTAGtctttctttatatttctttaCTTGATTGATTCAAACACTTTTGATTAGTGATTTCAAGATTCAAGATtctttaaagatttaaaaagcttttgaaatCCAATTCACCCTCCTCTTATCTTGAGATATACTACTTTTCTAACAACGTGTAAAACTCTTTTTTTACATTAGTGGCCGACCTAAAAAGTCAATTTAAATCAAGTTTAGCACGATTGGTGGTCATTCATTGgacaactaaaataaaaccaacaaatttattttacagaaaaataaatcaagtcataaattattacataacTAGAGACGAACACTAAAAGAGAGACGTATCAAAAGATGACGTTTGAGAAAGTGAAACTCTAAATTGGAAACTAAAGCAATTATGTGCAAGGAcaccaaatttaaaatagataaaacaagataactaattaaaacaaaacaagtgAAAAAGTTTGGTAAGAAAGTATTCAAAATCGACTTACGAGCTTTTTAAGTCTTTACGTTTCACACACTCTTACTCAAAACTGAGGTCTATGTACAATCTAGATCGTCTAGTATTTAACCCAATATTCCaagataaataaaactattaaagaCCGATCAAATTATATGAACTCAATAATTGGACTTAagtcttataaatatttttatttaattaacatatcttaaatcaaataaatattttaacaaaagataactgagtttattttttattattatatatctttgtattttgtaattaaaatattgtcttcttattttaaatatacattattaataattactttatttataaaaagagaGATACCCAAAGCTAAAAGGAGAGAAATTTTCTGACTTgaagtattattaattttaaatcagattatttactttttgtactctaatttaatttaaagcaCCCAAGTTTTTATCATCGGAACATGAATCTTAATGAACAATCCCATCGCCAATTTTAAACTATACGATTTTCAAAACCAATTATCTTAATTATGTGTGCCACTTACACTCTTTAAGTTTCTCTACCCTATACATTAAAACTTATTCAAATTTTGCCCATTACGCATCCTCGTTTTGGTTATAATTAGCGTAAGAAAATTTAACAATAGTAGCTAAAACCTCAGTGTAGTGGAGAGATATAATAATACACATTTTAATTTGGTCCCTAAAATGcacgaaaaaaaaatcaatttttttattctttgctatataataatattattttttatatttcttacttacttttttttgaaatattttatatattattaatattgtgtttgttgtattaaattgagagtttgataattatattatgtCCTTTTGAAGGACTTGATTTTTATTCTGATAATTTCATTTAGGTCCCCGAAAACGAGAGTAACTTGAGGATGGCGGGACTTGCTTTTATATGtggtaataaaatttaaatatttattttgtatttttatattatatatttgataatcTTATACGAAATATGCAGCTACCAACAACATtcgataaatatattaaaattaatttcattgtaTTATATTAGGTATATACATGGTGGTAGAGTGGACCAGACATGTGAAGTGGCCAATTTCATGGgggtaattaattaatgtttttaatttgttagactattttgattttgatttttttttcttttgatccATCAATTTCACATGTTAAACGAGTAATGAGTCAAAGTAATACATcggtttgtttttttttttttttaattaaaaattaatttaaaatatttaattttatattatattatttaaaagataaaatatataataatattataacttaagttataataattagtgagaaaattttaacatataaatatggtagtaataattttaatgtatttaataGATATTAATTAACGAAATAAAGACTTATgaactatttatataattaatatattttaaataaaacaaattacaagTCAAACCAATGATATactttttatgattataataataataaaattataaaattatatattttaatgtaataaaaatgtaaataaaaatacgTGTGTTTTTGCTATAGTTATAATAAACaggaacttttttaaaaatatatatacatttttttttgtgtgtgaagTGATCACTAAGAAAGGtcttcattttcctctttctcatattcaaataatcattaaatatatattaatgaagagaaaaagaaaaaagaaaaattttgtcAAAAGGATATTAATGATTTCCTAAAATAATTAAGTGCACttatgtaaataatttgaaaattttatttaaaatagaaggaaatgttaagattaaatataaattgacTTCTAAGAtcttatcaaatattattatcaatattGATATGTTAAGTATGTTGacatttcaaaattcatatatttggtcgtataaaaatttattaaaataaaataaaatgaagtaaTACAAAAGATATACAGCAGAAATCTCATGATAAAGATTAGACTAAATTacttaattgttaaaaatatttaaacaaaaataactaataccaaatatatatatatatatatatatatataatattaaaaatgaatttgttaGAACTTTGTTAAAATTCACTCAATTTTACCGTCTAAGTTGAAACGATACTTAAATTTTGTTCTTGatatatatagtaatttttGCTCAACTTGATTGATAAAggtgataaattaatttatatacacaaaTTTTTTGTAGTGAtgttaattcaatcaaaattacCAATTTCAAGTTAAACAACTAGCATGTTTTAATTCGTAAAACTTGTAAACAGATGTTTATAAAATTCTGaagtttataaatttacatttttaaatcaACCCTCTCTCTATATAAAAATGTCTTAAATAAACCCTCTAGATGTAGCCAATAAGTTTTAGGTGTTACCCAAggtaataaaagattaaaagactTTTGAATTTACAGTGTACTAAGGTACATtgaattttacataaaaaaatcttCTCTAACATGCATCTGACGGCACCAATTAGAATATCCGAACTCCCCTTCCTTTTATAAATTTCCATGCATCCATGCACCAAAATACACATCAAACCTTTACAaaaacagaaaccctaattccttgTTTTATCCAACCATGTCTCTTGCTCTAAAACCTATAATCTTGTTCCTCGTACTCTGTGCGTTGAATCCTTTTCCCTCTGTCGAGTCTGCTATTCCGTCGTTTATCAGAACTCTCCAAAACCTGAGGGGCATTCATAGGGGACAAAACGCGGAGGGCGTAGGCACACTCAGAAGCTACCTCAAAAATTTAGGCTACCAAGTAAACGACAAATCTTCTTCCGACAACAACTTTGATGCAAACGATGAATCTGCTCTGAAACAGTACCAAGCTTTCCATGGCTTGCAGACCAGTGGTGTGGTGGATGATCAAACCATCGAAACCATGAGCCTCCCACGTTGTGGATTGCCTGATATCACAGCCActcctaaccctaaccctaatggTTTGTCGTCGTCGCCACCCCAAAACTTCACTTTCTTCCCAGGAAATCCAAAGTGGAGCAAGTTTAACTTAACCTATCGAACGACTCGAATGCCTCTATTTGTTTCCGTCGGCACGAATGCCTTTAAACAAGCATTGAGTAATGCCTTTAACGCCTGGGGAGAGAACAACAGTTTCACGTTCACTGAAACCACTGGTCAAGCTGACATAGTCGTTGGCTTCCACCGTGGCTTCCACTTTGATTTTTATCCATTTGATGGGCCAGGTGGGGTTCTGGCACACGCTTTTGCTCCAGAAGATGGAAGAAATCACTTGGATGCAGATGAAAACTGGAGCACTACAGGGACACCACCAACCATTGATCTTGAAACTGTTTCTCTGCATGAAATTGGTCACAATATGGGGCTTGCACACAGTAACGATCCTAACGCGGTTATGGCACCCACATATACAGGGGTACGACGGGATCTAACACAAGATGATAAGGATGGTTTGAACAATCTATATGGGTTTTAGAACTAGAACTTGAGAATAAGTGGAATAATCGTCGAGTGTAGCATGTGTTTGGCCAAGGTGTGTCAGTAATTAATCTCATAGATGCTAAAACCAGTTGCATGTACTACTATTAAGCAACAATTAAATAAGTCACCAACTACACTTCTCATCAAAATTGTgtcttataataaaatttacctttaaatctaattcaatcttaataattgatttaaaaataaaaaaattatttatttatatattttaaattgattttatttttaattgaggataaggtaataaataataagtaattggttaaatcataatataactgttgaaaatttaaatatgaaattgattcttacatttaacataaattaaagaataaaattcatacaaaatatcaattttttattatgtaaattagATTGATGGCATGTCtggtgtttgataaaaaatataaattttgattggCTTGGAAAAGCTTAATGCAGtaattaattttcctttttcaatatGCCTCTGGACCAAATAAATTTTCCtgtcaaattttcaaaacttttaactaaataattagGTCAAACTTGTACTTTGGAATCTATAACTAGTTTATTTAGAATCTATAACTAGCTATaccaaatataacaaaatttacgCGCTGAATACATCCATAACAAGAACAAATTACCTTCTGAATAAGTAAGTTGAATTCcaatcttattaaaaaatttagtaagtttatcaaaatatcaaattaacttttacatatatgttatagatgaaattgtgtgttaattgaataaatttagccaactctaatataatttaaaaaattaaaatcaattttaaattgtttagaTATTTAGAAAGTAAGTTTAgcataagttaattatttttaagtgtgTGTAATAAATGGATATTTATGTTAGTATCAGATTATTTAATTAACGGTAACAGACTctacttaataataaatattaattttcgtttttttaatattgattccTGGACCAAATAAAGTTTCCTggcaaaattttaaaacttttaattaagtaattagTTGAATATTGTAGTTGGAATCTATGACTAGGTATACCAAATATAACGGTTTTTTTATGGGATGGGGGACagatgtttgaaaaaattacgTAAGTGTGTGGAGTATTGTAACCATTTCATTTAATGAAGTTGTGTACCCTAACATTGAAGATGCTGTGGTATTTgaacacaacttttttttttttaatagttcctAACGATTTCCTATTTTGTGTGGCTAAATTGGAAGTTGGGTACGACtatggtgattttttttaatggaagtCGTGCGACgttgttttctttatatatatatatatatatataaggattgATAGAATTAATTGGCGatgtataattgtaatttgcTAATTTTTGCgtgtttgttttaattaattgtgatgtgctaattttttttataattcatatagtataaaatatataaaattaaaaaatataataatgaaggtgagaatgataaaataattttttattaagtatttaataaatacaattatttgtGGTCACAAGTTggttttcttcttaattttatgGTTGTCTTTTGGAGGTACAGTGTTTTTATCACTTTGTTCAATTAGTAAACTAACTTGTACCTTATTGTATTTGAAAAGATATTATCGATCGTCGATAATAATGCATTAATGAAGAACTAGAATTGTATGCTAATGATGGAATCATGGTGGAAGTGAAAAAAGATTGAGGAAAGTCATAAAAGTTACTTGATGATAGGATTACTGAGGTGTGATGTTTTGTTTCGGGTGCCCGTATTTGAAACTCTGAGCTTGGTGTATACTAGATTGTGCAAACCTTTGATATGGATATTgaagaaaatcaaaagaagacAAAACAATGATGGTAGGATTGTGTGGATATGAgactttttaattgtttttaacttatatacACAGTAACAGAATATCAATTGACATATTTAAGAGTGCGAAATCAACAAAgatatgattatataaaataaattaaacgtATACATATcatagaaagaaattaaaaacatcattatccattttgtttttaaatcagAATGTCTACTTCTGTACACACGACAATCCTATATTATTCTTTGTTACATAATTGAATTATCGAAGGTTTAGCTATTTTACGAGGATAGGGTCAGTATTTTGATGTACTAGCTTCAAATTTAATTGAGACTTCTGAATACTTTTCATGGAAATTTATGATATTTGCATAAGTATTGATGGTTGATGATTAAATTTTActgaaaattttaatcagttatTTCTAGTGaaaattttcctttcaaaattttcatttacaaaactaaaactcaaacatgataaaaaactaaataccCTCCGTTTAGAGACATCATCCCCATAGGTAAATTCTCCAAGTTAAACTTGTGTTTTTGGATTTTTCGTTCCTTCTTGTCCTTCTTTATTGTCCGTGTTCATGCATTTTATTCTCAGCCGACTTAACTATATTCGTATATCTGACcttaaaataagaatagaacaactctttctctttctctatttGTCTGTTTTGAATTGTTCAGTTGTGCTAGACGTCTTATCCTTGAGTTTTGCTGAACAAATACCAAAAGTGACATTCTTATAGTACTATAGTGCAAGTGTCAGATTAAACCTATCAACCCTAGAAACCTCTCCACACACAAAACTTCAACTAACCAAAATGGATTTGTTCCTTGTGAGTAACCTAAACTCCACTGCACTTGCTCTCTTTTCTCTAACATTACTGTTAGCTTTCTCTCTGTTTCTCATTCGTCCCTCCAAAGCCGGTAGTAATCTGCAAGAACCTCCAATGGCCTCAGGTGCATGGCCCATACTCGGCCATCTCATGCTTCTCGGGGGCTCACCAACACCTCACAAGACGTTGGCAGCCATGGCTGACAAATATGGACCCCTCTTCACCATCAAGCTCGGTTCTAGACGCGCTTTGGTTCTCAGCAACTGGAAAATGGCGAAGGAATGTTACACCACAAACGACGTCGTCGTCTCCTCCCGCTCCAAGCTCGTGGCCATCCAACACGTTGCGTACAACCAAGCAAGTTTTGGGTTCGCACCCTATGGTCCTTACTGGCGTGAGATACGGAAGATTGTGACTGCGTTCCTCTCCGACCG
Coding sequences:
- the LOC106768143 gene encoding metalloendoproteinase 1-like, with amino-acid sequence MSLALKPIILFLVLCALNPFPSVESAIPSFIRTLQNLRGIHRGQNAEGVGTLRSYLKNLGYQVNDKSSSDNNFDANDESALKQYQAFHGLQTSGVVDDQTIETMSLPRCGLPDITATPNPNPNGLSSSPPQNFTFFPGNPKWSKFNLTYRTTRMPLFVSVGTNAFKQALSNAFNAWGENNSFTFTETTGQADIVVGFHRGFHFDFYPFDGPGGVLAHAFAPEDGRNHLDADENWSTTGTPPTIDLETVSLHEIGHNMGLAHSNDPNAVMAPTYTGVRRDLTQDDKDGLNNLYGF